One stretch of Alcaligenes faecalis DNA includes these proteins:
- the aat gene encoding leucyl/phenylalanyl-tRNA--protein transferase — protein sequence MSLVWVAPDQALPSPEHASPEGLVAAGLDLSVPRLLEAYSQGMFPWYSPGDPVLWWSPDPRMVLEVDNFKISRSLGKKLRQIARLQDQDSAPVRVTCDQAFEQVIGQCAAQRSATGTWISPDIQQVYTDLHHNGYAHSIETWMDGKLVGGLYGVNLGRFFFGESMFALQTDASKIALAHLVEFLKFAGIPYIDCQQETSHLASLGASPIPRKDFMAALAWAKDQPSPVWPRGTLQLGLPPTC from the coding sequence ATGTCGCTTGTATGGGTCGCTCCGGATCAGGCCCTGCCCAGCCCTGAACACGCCAGCCCCGAGGGGCTGGTGGCCGCCGGTCTGGATTTAAGCGTTCCACGCCTGCTGGAAGCCTATAGTCAGGGCATGTTTCCCTGGTACAGCCCTGGCGACCCCGTACTGTGGTGGTCTCCTGATCCACGCATGGTGCTGGAAGTCGACAATTTCAAGATATCCCGCTCCCTGGGCAAAAAGCTGCGCCAGATTGCACGGCTGCAAGATCAGGACAGCGCCCCTGTCCGTGTCACCTGCGACCAAGCCTTTGAACAGGTCATAGGCCAGTGCGCCGCCCAGCGCAGCGCCACCGGCACCTGGATCAGCCCGGATATTCAGCAGGTCTATACCGATTTGCACCACAATGGCTACGCCCACAGCATAGAAACCTGGATGGACGGCAAGCTGGTCGGTGGCTTGTATGGGGTGAATCTGGGCCGCTTTTTCTTTGGCGAATCCATGTTTGCCTTGCAAACCGATGCCAGCAAGATCGCCCTGGCCCATCTGGTGGAATTTCTGAAGTTCGCCGGCATCCCGTATATAGACTGCCAGCAAGAGACATCGCATCTGGCCAGTCTGGGTGCCAGCCCCATCCCCCGGAAAGACTTTATGGCTGCCCTGGCCTGGGCCAAAGATCAACCCAGCCCGGTCTGGCCACGCGGGACATTGCAACTAGGCCTGCCCCCAACTTGCTAG
- the hppD gene encoding 4-hydroxyphenylpyruvate dioxygenase — translation MTDLFENPMGLMGFEFIEFAAPQPGVMEPVFEMMGFTKVAVHRSKKVSLYRQGEINLILNEEPKSHAAYFAAEHGPSACGMAFRVRDAQQAYERALELGAQPVDIPTGPMELRLPAIKGIGGAPLYLIDRFGEGNSIYDIDFVYLDGVDRHPVGAGLKEIDHLTHNVYRGRMAYWAQFYEHLFNFREIRYFDIKGEYTGLTSKAMTAPDGKIRIPLNEESAKGSGQIEEFLMQFNGEGIQHVAFLTDDLIASWDKLKAMGMRFMTAPPQTYYEMLEGRLPAHGEPTAELQNRGILLDGTSEGGHRRLLLQIFSETLMGPVFFEFIQRKGDDGFGEGNFKALFESIERDQLRRGVLQAE, via the coding sequence ATGACTGACTTGTTTGAAAATCCAATGGGCCTGATGGGCTTTGAGTTCATCGAATTTGCCGCTCCCCAGCCTGGCGTGATGGAACCCGTATTCGAGATGATGGGTTTCACCAAAGTGGCGGTACACCGCTCCAAGAAAGTGTCCCTGTATCGCCAGGGTGAGATCAATCTGATCCTGAACGAAGAACCCAAGAGCCACGCCGCTTACTTTGCCGCCGAGCACGGCCCTTCGGCCTGCGGCATGGCCTTTCGCGTGCGCGATGCGCAACAAGCCTACGAGCGCGCGCTGGAGCTGGGTGCTCAACCTGTCGATATTCCTACTGGACCGATGGAACTGCGTCTGCCTGCGATTAAAGGCATTGGCGGCGCACCCCTGTACCTGATCGACCGTTTTGGCGAAGGCAACTCCATCTACGACATTGACTTCGTTTACCTGGACGGCGTGGATCGTCATCCTGTGGGCGCGGGCCTGAAAGAGATCGATCACCTGACCCACAACGTGTACCGCGGCCGCATGGCGTACTGGGCCCAGTTTTACGAGCACCTGTTCAACTTCCGTGAGATTCGCTACTTCGACATCAAGGGTGAATACACCGGCCTGACGTCCAAGGCCATGACCGCCCCCGATGGCAAAATCCGTATCCCTCTGAACGAGGAATCCGCCAAGGGTTCGGGCCAGATTGAAGAATTCCTGATGCAGTTCAATGGTGAAGGCATCCAGCACGTGGCTTTCCTGACTGACGATCTGATCGCCTCCTGGGACAAGCTCAAGGCCATGGGCATGCGCTTTATGACCGCACCGCCACAAACCTATTACGAGATGCTGGAAGGTCGCCTGCCTGCGCACGGTGAGCCCACCGCAGAACTGCAAAACCGAGGCATTTTGCTGGATGGCACATCGGAAGGTGGCCACCGCCGTCTATTGCTGCAGATTTTCTCTGAAACCTTGATGGGCCCCGTGTTCTTCGAGTTCATTCAGCGCAAGGGCGATGATGGTTTTGGTGAAGGCAACTTCAAGGCCTTGTTTGAATCCATCGAGCGCGATCAGTTGCGCCGTGGTGTTTTGCAGGCCGAGTAA
- a CDS encoding MarR family winged helix-turn-helix transcriptional regulator: protein MKLLDLKYQTILSESQRQAHPKTEDIELCLRVLSLASSINRASSSVLNEFGLSEGRLVLLFLLSRQPSGLSPALLAEQAGVTRATITGLLDGLEQQQLLVRQNNTSDRRVLTVKLTEAGQELCEHLLPYYIEWLSGVFSHVPQDVRERLSNLLSKALQGDDTPEIKVEKPLSHTIPGSMQRSYMA from the coding sequence ATGAAATTACTCGATCTGAAATATCAAACTATCCTGAGCGAATCCCAACGCCAGGCCCACCCTAAAACCGAGGATATCGAACTGTGTTTACGCGTTCTATCGCTGGCCTCCAGCATTAATCGCGCTTCCAGCTCCGTTCTGAACGAGTTTGGCCTGTCCGAAGGTCGCTTGGTTCTGCTGTTCTTGCTTAGCCGCCAACCGTCTGGCCTGAGCCCTGCACTGCTGGCAGAACAAGCAGGCGTTACCCGCGCCACCATTACTGGTCTGCTCGACGGGCTGGAACAGCAGCAATTGCTGGTGCGCCAGAACAATACCTCGGACCGCCGCGTACTCACTGTTAAACTCACCGAGGCCGGACAAGAGTTGTGCGAACACCTGCTGCCCTATTACATCGAATGGCTCTCGGGTGTATTTAGCCATGTGCCCCAAGACGTGCGCGAGCGCTTGTCCAATTTGTTATCCAAAGCCCTGCAAGGCGACGACACCCCGGAAATCAAAGTTGAAAAGCCTCTTTCTCACACCATCCCCGGATCCATGCAGCGCAGTTATATGGCTTAA
- a CDS encoding quinone-dependent dihydroorotate dehydrogenase, producing MSALFSLYPLARRVLFSLDAEHAHELTLKSLHCAHQTPILSSLLKDLPSKPLELMGLKLRNPVGLAAGLDKNGAHIDALGALGFGFVEVGTVTPKAQPGNPKPRLFRLPEANSLINRFGFNNHGLDTFIDNVRKSQFRSQGGILGLNIGKNATTPIEQADQDYLTCLRAVYPHADYVTVNISSPNTQNLRALQAQDELARLLGALQALRTELAEEHQRYVPIVVKIAPDLDQSQIDAIADTVPSQGLDGIIATNTTLSRDAVQGLRHGQEQGGLSGPPVHELSLNVIRRLRERLGPDFPIIGVGGIESGRQAQEKIQAGAQAVQLYTGLIYKGPALISECIRAL from the coding sequence ATGTCTGCCCTATTCAGCCTTTATCCCTTGGCTCGTCGGGTGCTGTTCAGTCTGGATGCTGAACACGCTCACGAACTGACTCTGAAATCCCTGCATTGCGCCCACCAAACTCCTATTTTGAGCAGTTTGCTGAAAGATCTGCCCAGCAAACCGTTGGAGCTGATGGGTCTGAAGTTGCGCAATCCTGTGGGTCTGGCCGCTGGTCTGGATAAAAATGGCGCGCATATTGATGCCTTGGGTGCACTGGGCTTTGGTTTTGTCGAAGTTGGCACGGTTACCCCGAAAGCGCAGCCCGGCAATCCCAAACCACGCCTGTTCCGCTTGCCTGAAGCCAATAGCCTGATCAACCGCTTTGGCTTTAACAACCACGGCCTGGATACCTTTATTGATAATGTGCGCAAAAGCCAGTTCCGTTCGCAAGGCGGCATTCTGGGCCTGAACATTGGCAAGAACGCGACCACGCCTATTGAGCAGGCCGATCAGGACTATCTGACTTGTCTGCGTGCGGTCTACCCTCACGCCGATTACGTCACCGTAAATATTTCCTCGCCCAACACGCAGAACCTGCGTGCACTGCAGGCTCAGGATGAACTGGCCCGCCTGTTGGGTGCCTTGCAAGCACTGCGTACCGAGCTGGCCGAAGAACACCAGCGCTACGTGCCTATCGTGGTGAAAATCGCCCCGGATCTGGATCAATCGCAGATTGATGCCATTGCGGACACCGTACCCTCGCAAGGTCTGGACGGCATTATTGCCACCAACACCACCTTGTCGCGCGATGCCGTTCAAGGCTTGCGTCACGGCCAGGAACAAGGCGGTTTGTCCGGTCCACCCGTGCACGAACTGTCCTTGAACGTAATTCGCCGCCTGCGCGAGCGACTGGGTCCCGACTTCCCGATTATTGGTGTGGGCGGTATTGAATCTGGCCGTCAGGCTCAGGAAAAGATCCAGGCAGGTGCCCAGGCGGTACAGCTGTATACCGGCTTGATTTACAAAGGCCCGGCCCTGATCTCCGAGTGTATTCGCGCCCTGTAA
- a CDS encoding HPP family protein produces the protein MPALLRHWFDSLRPKSLAIARPEMLRATLGATLSVLIVSSLSLYLSDFAHTHHWLVASLAASALLIFLVPTSPLAQPWNILLGNLVGALTGITCAVLLPHPIAAITMAVCVAMPIMLALRCVHPPSLAMAVFPALNGIQNYDFVLFPVLFDSCVLILLGMLYNRLTGVAYPPVHKPATRPAATPARFTDQDYDAALSHYNQTLNISHDDLEKLVSYVHQSAFRRNLGTRRCSTLMNDAPLSCQVSTPLQQAWDMMRERKIKALPVLDQNKHVIGILALSDFLQRAGLDQPDNLRQRLKRFLSPRQRAAPTVAEIMTTPAVTANANWSVAELIPLFSQGRHRHMPVVNDHKELVGMITQSDLMLELFRILQPARGKPD, from the coding sequence ATGCCTGCTTTACTTCGTCACTGGTTTGACAGCCTGCGCCCCAAGTCGCTAGCCATTGCACGCCCTGAAATGCTGCGTGCCACGCTAGGCGCCACGCTTAGTGTGCTGATTGTTTCCTCGCTTAGCCTGTATCTGTCGGATTTTGCACACACGCATCATTGGTTGGTGGCATCCCTCGCCGCCAGTGCCTTGCTGATCTTTCTGGTACCAACCAGCCCTCTGGCTCAACCCTGGAACATATTGCTGGGCAATCTGGTGGGCGCGCTCACAGGCATTACCTGTGCAGTGCTGCTCCCTCATCCGATTGCTGCCATTACGATGGCCGTCTGCGTTGCCATGCCCATCATGCTGGCCCTGCGCTGCGTGCACCCGCCCAGTCTGGCTATGGCGGTCTTTCCTGCCCTGAATGGTATTCAGAACTACGATTTCGTCCTGTTTCCGGTACTGTTTGACTCCTGCGTGCTGATCCTTCTGGGCATGTTGTACAACCGCCTGACCGGCGTGGCTTACCCGCCAGTACACAAGCCCGCAACACGCCCCGCCGCAACTCCTGCCCGCTTTACGGACCAGGATTACGATGCGGCCTTGAGCCACTACAACCAGACGCTGAACATCAGCCACGATGACCTGGAAAAGCTGGTCAGCTATGTGCACCAGTCTGCCTTCCGGCGCAATCTGGGCACCCGCCGTTGCTCCACCCTGATGAATGATGCTCCCCTGTCCTGCCAGGTCAGCACGCCCCTGCAACAAGCCTGGGACATGATGCGCGAGCGCAAGATCAAGGCTTTGCCGGTACTGGATCAGAACAAGCACGTGATTGGTATCTTGGCCCTGTCGGACTTCTTGCAGCGTGCCGGGCTGGATCAACCGGATAATCTGCGCCAGCGACTCAAGCGCTTTTTAAGCCCCCGGCAGCGTGCCGCGCCCACAGTAGCCGAGATCATGACCACACCTGCCGTCACCGCCAATGCAAACTGGTCGGTGGCCGAGCTGATTCCCCTGTTCAGCCAGGGTCGCCATCGCCATATGCCGGTGGTCAATGATCACAAGGAGCTGGTGGGCATGATCACCCAATCTGATCTGATGCTGGAGCTGTTCAGAATCCTGCAGCCCGCACGCGGCAAGCCGGATTGA
- a CDS encoding NUDIX hydrolase yields the protein MTQPSASFYFPAPRTQNFCNQCGSKLTRLVPPDDNRMRDVCESCGAVHYQNPRNVVGIVPMWKDDQVLLCRRAIEPRYNTWTLPAGFMELGETLGQGALREMGEEAGAQVEPGPLFTVISVPYAEQVHVYYLAKVTSDVLDPGPESLEARFFHLDDIPWDNLAFRTVTATLERYVEDHKAGHFQIHEFDIAPRDHG from the coding sequence ATGACCCAGCCATCCGCCTCTTTCTATTTCCCCGCCCCACGCACGCAAAACTTCTGCAATCAATGCGGCAGCAAACTGACACGCCTGGTGCCCCCGGACGATAACCGCATGCGTGATGTCTGCGAAAGCTGCGGCGCAGTGCACTACCAGAACCCCCGCAATGTGGTCGGTATTGTGCCCATGTGGAAAGACGATCAGGTCTTGCTGTGCCGTCGCGCTATCGAACCGCGCTACAACACCTGGACCTTGCCCGCCGGTTTCATGGAACTGGGCGAGACACTGGGACAAGGTGCCTTGCGTGAAATGGGCGAAGAAGCCGGTGCGCAGGTCGAACCCGGCCCGCTCTTTACGGTTATCAGCGTGCCTTACGCCGAGCAAGTGCATGTGTACTACCTGGCCAAAGTCACCAGCGACGTGCTGGACCCCGGCCCGGAATCCCTGGAAGCCCGCTTCTTCCACCTGGACGACATCCCCTGGGACAACCTGGCTTTTCGCACTGTTACCGCCACCCTGGAGCGTTACGTCGAAGACCACAAGGCTGGCCACTTCCAGATTCACGAATTTGATATCGCCCCCCGCGACCACGGCTGA
- a CDS encoding DUF2946 family protein: MDAAVIDAMKKWPNVPAVSGYISLDQAGHWRHHPAGDANQRPEQVGEHIAHQGLLAFFNRNYQADEQGRWFIQNGPQRVYIRLDAAPLIVSLAQDQAHLQDHTGRTVEAIQAWYISTEGRLYLRTSAGPALLAGRDVPALLEQLRTEQHGLDSLDLEQPQHSEGWSLPAYPQACTLTVWSSCVSPAKELAYIVLPEPDPI, from the coding sequence ATGGATGCTGCTGTTATTGATGCCATGAAAAAATGGCCCAATGTACCCGCTGTCAGCGGGTACATCTCTTTGGATCAGGCTGGTCATTGGCGTCATCATCCGGCTGGCGATGCCAACCAGCGTCCTGAACAAGTGGGCGAGCACATTGCCCATCAGGGTTTGCTGGCATTTTTCAATCGCAATTATCAGGCGGATGAACAAGGCCGCTGGTTTATCCAGAATGGTCCGCAACGTGTCTACATTCGTCTGGACGCCGCCCCGCTGATTGTGTCCCTGGCGCAAGATCAGGCCCATTTGCAAGACCATACTGGCCGCACAGTAGAAGCGATCCAGGCCTGGTACATCAGCACAGAAGGCAGGCTCTATTTGCGTACCTCGGCAGGCCCAGCCTTGTTGGCGGGCCGCGATGTTCCGGCCCTGCTGGAACAATTACGTACAGAACAACACGGTCTGGACAGTCTGGATCTGGAGCAGCCCCAACACAGCGAAGGCTGGTCTTTGCCCGCCTACCCGCAAGCCTGTACCCTGACAGTCTGGTCTTCCTGCGTGTCGCCCGCCAAGGAATTGGCGTATATTGTTTTGCCAGAGCCCGATCCTATTTGA
- a CDS encoding aspartate ammonia-lyase, with product MSQFRIEHDLLGDRQVPDEVYYGVHTLRAKENFHITGTPISTYPELINALALVKQAAAQANFKLGLLEQDKHDAIVAACEAVQAGKCHEHFVVDMIQGGAGTSTNMNANEVICNLALEHMGHKRGEYQYLHPNEDVNMAQSTNDVYPTALHLAAYRSLDPLFAAMERLRDAFLKKSEEFSSYMKIGRTQLQDAVPMTLGQEFNAFATMINEDIVRLKESRKLMCDVNLGGTAIGTGITAHPEYAELAVAALSDLSGVQLRVSADLIEATQDCGGFLHLSGVLKRAAVKLSKLSNDLRLLSSGPRAGMGEICLPAVQAGSSIMPGKVNPVIPEVVNQVAFEVIGADMTVTMAAEAGQLQLNAFEPVIIHSLLRSMALLSNACDTLTQFCVVGITANRECLESNIERSISLVTALNPFIGYKAATSVAAEAFQTGSNIRDVVLKRGLMDAETLNEVLRAESLIQPRDLRAADPA from the coding sequence ATGAGTCAGTTCCGTATCGAACATGATTTGCTGGGAGACCGCCAAGTCCCCGATGAAGTCTATTATGGTGTTCATACCTTGCGTGCCAAGGAGAATTTCCACATTACCGGTACGCCTATTTCAACTTACCCGGAACTGATTAATGCTCTGGCGCTGGTCAAGCAGGCAGCTGCTCAGGCCAATTTCAAACTGGGTTTGCTGGAGCAGGATAAGCACGACGCCATTGTGGCCGCATGTGAGGCCGTACAAGCTGGCAAGTGCCATGAGCATTTCGTGGTAGACATGATTCAAGGCGGTGCAGGTACCTCGACCAATATGAATGCCAACGAGGTTATTTGTAACCTGGCCTTGGAACATATGGGTCACAAGCGCGGCGAGTACCAATATCTTCACCCCAATGAAGATGTGAACATGGCCCAAAGCACCAACGACGTCTACCCAACGGCTTTGCACCTGGCTGCCTACCGTTCGCTGGACCCGCTGTTTGCCGCCATGGAACGTCTGCGCGACGCCTTCCTGAAAAAGTCCGAGGAATTCTCCTCGTACATGAAGATTGGCCGCACTCAGTTGCAAGATGCTGTGCCCATGACCCTGGGTCAGGAGTTCAACGCATTTGCCACCATGATCAACGAAGACATCGTGCGCCTGAAAGAATCGCGCAAACTGATGTGTGACGTGAACCTGGGTGGTACGGCAATTGGTACCGGTATTACGGCTCACCCTGAGTATGCCGAGTTGGCTGTCGCGGCTTTGTCCGATCTGTCCGGTGTTCAGCTGCGCGTTTCTGCCGACCTGATCGAAGCAACTCAGGATTGCGGTGGTTTCCTGCACCTGTCGGGCGTGTTGAAGCGCGCTGCCGTCAAGCTGTCCAAGCTGTCCAATGACTTGCGTCTGCTCTCTAGCGGTCCTCGTGCTGGTATGGGTGAGATTTGTTTGCCCGCCGTGCAAGCTGGTTCGTCCATCATGCCCGGTAAGGTCAACCCCGTGATCCCGGAAGTGGTCAACCAGGTTGCCTTTGAAGTGATTGGTGCCGACATGACCGTGACCATGGCTGCTGAAGCCGGTCAATTGCAGCTGAACGCGTTTGAGCCTGTGATTATTCACTCCCTGCTGCGTAGCATGGCTTTGTTGAGCAATGCTTGCGACACGCTGACCCAGTTCTGCGTGGTGGGTATCACTGCCAACCGTGAATGCCTGGAAAGCAATATCGAGCGTTCCATTTCCCTGGTGACTGCCTTGAACCCGTTCATCGGTTACAAAGCCGCTACCTCGGTTGCCGCCGAAGCCTTCCAGACAGGTAGCAATATTCGTGACGTAGTTCTCAAGCGTGGTTTGATGGACGCCGAGACCCTGAACGAAGTGTTGCGTGCCGAATCGCTGATCCAACCTCGTGATCTGCGTGCTGCTGACCCAGCCTGA
- a CDS encoding sulfite exporter TauE/SafE family protein yields MESVYWAVAFGAIVAGFVQGLSGFAFGMVAMSCWAWFLEPQLAAVLAVCGAWTGQMIAAFTRRRTSYWQILLPFLAGGLIGVPLGTYLLPFLDAAVFKAFLGTLMVIWCPIMLMSSRLGHVRVRSRLANAVSGLIGGIMGGLGGMTGVIPTLWTTMTGLPKDEQRAVIQNFNLATLSVTLLAYIASGSILPSMLPSIGLVMLAVLIPVLAGARLYVGISQSTFRAIVLSLLTLSGIAMLVSSVPQLLAR; encoded by the coding sequence ATGGAGTCGGTTTATTGGGCAGTGGCGTTTGGCGCCATTGTGGCGGGTTTTGTGCAGGGCTTGTCGGGCTTTGCCTTTGGCATGGTGGCCATGTCCTGCTGGGCCTGGTTTCTGGAGCCTCAGTTGGCGGCGGTGCTGGCGGTCTGCGGTGCCTGGACAGGGCAGATGATTGCCGCCTTTACCCGGCGGCGTACCTCTTATTGGCAGATCCTGCTGCCGTTTCTGGCCGGTGGCCTGATCGGCGTGCCTTTGGGCACCTATTTGCTGCCTTTTCTGGATGCGGCCGTATTCAAGGCGTTTTTAGGGACTTTGATGGTGATCTGGTGTCCCATCATGCTGATGTCCAGCCGTTTGGGCCATGTACGGGTACGTAGCCGTCTGGCCAATGCCGTGTCCGGCCTGATAGGCGGCATCATGGGTGGGTTGGGTGGCATGACGGGGGTGATTCCTACCTTGTGGACCACCATGACCGGGCTGCCCAAAGACGAGCAGCGCGCCGTTATACAGAACTTCAATCTGGCGACCCTGTCGGTGACTTTGCTGGCCTATATTGCTTCCGGTTCTATTCTGCCGTCCATGTTGCCATCCATAGGGCTGGTCATGCTGGCCGTGCTGATTCCTGTGCTGGCCGGAGCGCGCCTGTATGTAGGCATTAGCCAAAGCACGTTTCGGGCCATTGTTTTAAGTCTCTTGACCCTGTCCGGCATTGCCATGCTGGTCTCTTCGGTGCCACAGCTGCTGGCGCGCTAG
- a CDS encoding arginyltransferase produces MNYPKAPTSPQTLQFYSTASYRCSYLPEQQARSLVAAPAHLINDTVYSKLVQQGFRRSGTFTYRPYCDQCRACLPLRCDTLHFQPDRAQRRAKKRHGNLVVQDLPLHWNAEHYELYRRYQASRHPGAGMDEDDQSQYAQFLLASHVTSRLLEFRKPDGTLKIVAVIDVLQDGLSAVYTFFDPDDTGSLGTYAVLWQLDYCRQQSLPWLYLGYWIEESRKMAYKTRFRPYQLLMKGRWEWLA; encoded by the coding sequence ATGAATTATCCCAAAGCACCCACCAGCCCTCAAACGCTGCAATTCTATTCCACCGCCAGCTATCGTTGTAGCTACCTGCCAGAACAACAGGCACGCTCACTGGTTGCCGCTCCTGCTCACCTGATCAACGACACGGTTTACTCCAAACTGGTCCAGCAAGGCTTTCGACGCAGCGGCACCTTTACCTATCGCCCCTATTGCGACCAATGCCGCGCCTGCCTGCCCCTGCGTTGCGACACCCTGCATTTTCAGCCCGATCGTGCCCAACGCCGTGCCAAAAAGCGTCACGGCAATCTGGTCGTACAAGATCTGCCCCTGCACTGGAATGCCGAACATTACGAGCTGTACCGCCGTTATCAGGCCAGCCGCCACCCCGGTGCCGGCATGGACGAAGACGACCAGTCCCAGTACGCCCAGTTTCTGCTGGCCAGCCATGTCACCTCGCGCCTGCTGGAATTTCGTAAGCCCGACGGAACCTTGAAAATTGTGGCCGTCATCGACGTGCTGCAAGACGGGCTTTCCGCCGTCTATACCTTTTTTGATCCCGACGACACCGGCAGTCTGGGCACCTACGCCGTGCTCTGGCAACTGGACTATTGCCGTCAACAATCCCTGCCCTGGCTCTATTTAGGCTACTGGATCGAAGAAAGCCGTAAAATGGCCTACAAAACCCGCTTTCGCCCCTACCAGCTCCTGATGAAAGGTCGTTGGGAATGGCTGGCTTAA